One segment of Mesoplodon densirostris isolate mMesDen1 chromosome 6, mMesDen1 primary haplotype, whole genome shotgun sequence DNA contains the following:
- the ACTL7B gene encoding actin-like protein 7B — translation MGTRNSPSPKPMGTAQGDPGEAGTLPGPEAGIRDTSSSTQLKMKPKKVRKIKALIVDLGSQYCKCGYAGEPRPTYFISSTVGKRCSEVADTGDTCKEIYVGHELFNTEAPLKLINPLKYGIVVDWDCVQNIWEYIFHTAMKILPEEHAVLVSDPPLSPTSNRERYAELMFETFGIPAMHVTSQSLLSIYSYGKTSGLVVESGHGVSHVVPISEGNVLPGLTSRADYAGSDLTNYLLQLLNEAGHRFTDDHLHIIEHIKKKCCYSALKPEEELGLCLEDLRVDYELPDGKLITIGHERFQCAEMLFKPTLVGSNQPGLPELTATCLNRCQEAGFKEEMAANVLLCGGCTMLDGFPERFQRELSLLCPRDSPEVLAAPERKTSVWTSGSILASLQTFQQLWVSKEEFEEWGSEAIYSKC, via the coding sequence ATGGGGACTAGGAACAGCCCTAGCCCCAAGCCCATGGGCACGGCTCAGGGGGACCCTGGAGAGGCAGGCACACTGCCAGGTCCTGAGGCTGGCATCCGGGACACAAGTTCATCCACTCAGCTGAAGATGAAGCCCAAGAAGGTGCGTAAGATCAAGGCACTCATCGTTGACCTGGGCTCCCAGTACTGTAAGTGTGGCTATGCAGGGGAGCCGAGGCCCACCTACTTCATCTCCTCCACTGTGGGCAAGCGCTGCTCAGAGGTGGCTGATACTGGTGACACCTGCAAGGAGATCTACGTGGGCCACGAGCTGTTCAACACAGAGGCGCCTCTGAAGCTGATTAACCCGCTAAAATACGGCATCGTGGTGGACTGGGACTGCGTCCAGAACATCTGGGAGTACATCTTCCACACAGCCATGAAGATCCTCCCCGAGGAGCATGCCGTGCTGGTCTCCGACCCCCCACTCAGCCCCACCAGCAACCGCGAGAGGTATGCAGAGCTCATGTTCGAGACCTTTGGCATCCCTGCCATGCACGTGACATCCCAGTCGTTGCTGTCCATCTACTCCTATGGCAAGACCTCCGGGCTGGTGGTGGAGAGTGGGCACGGCGTCTCACACGTGGTGCCCATCTCCGAGGGCAATGTGCTGCCGGGCCTGACGAGTCGTGCCGACTATGCCGGCAGCGACCTCACCAACTACCTGCTGCAGCTGCTCAACGAGGCCGGCCACAGGTTCACGGATGACCACCTGCACATCATCGAGCACATCAAGAAGAAGTGCTGCTACTCGGCACTCAAGCCAGAGGAAGAGCTTGGCCTGTGCCTGGAGGATCTGCGTGTGGACTATGAGCTCCCCGACGGCAAGCTCATCACCATTGGCCATGAGCGCTTTCAGTGCGCCGAGATGCTCTTCAAGCCCACCTTGGTGGGCAGCAACCAGCCTGGTCTCCCTGAGCTCACGGCCACCTGCCTGAACCGCTGCCAGGAGGCGGGCTTCAAGGAGGAGATGGCAGCCAATGTGCTGCTGTGTGGCGGCTGCACCATGCTGGACGGCTTCCCAGAGCGCTTCCAGAGGGAGCTGAGCCTCCTCTGCCCCAGGGACAGCCCCGAAGTGCTTGCTGCTCCCGAGAGGAAGACCTCCGTCTGGACCAGCGGCTCCATCCTGGCCTCCCTGCAGACCTTCCAGCAGCTTTGGGTCAGCAAGGAAGAGTTCGAGGAGTGGGGCAGTGAAGCCATCTACAGCAAGTGCTGA
- the ACTL7A gene encoding actin-like protein 7A, which translates to MALESMWAPQAAITGDGASERMGEQASLQTRVLQTASLKDGPAKRAVWVRRNHSEPEEPTKSPVVNKKSKLALTKAVVVDLGTGYCKCGFAGLPKPTHVISSTVGKPYVETAKTGDNRKETFVGHELVNPEVRLKLINPLRRGIIVDWDTVQDTWDYLFHQEMKIAPEEHGVLVSDPPLSPHTNREKYAEMLFETFKTPAMHIACQSRLSMYSYGRTSGLVVEVGHGVSYVVPICEGYPLPSITGRLDYAGSDLTTYLMGLMNNSGKHFTEDQLGIVEDIKKKCCFVALDPTEEKKVPATEHTIRYTLPDGQEIHLCQERFLCSEMFFKPSLIKSVQLGLHIQTACCLNKCDIALKRDLMGNILLCGGSSMLSGFPNRLQKELNNMCPNDTPQVNVLPERDTAVWTGGSILASLRGFQPLWVHRFEYEEHGPFFLYRRCF; encoded by the coding sequence ATGGCTCTCGAGAGCATGTGGGCTCCACAGGCGGCAATCACAGGGGATGGGGCTTCCGAGAGAATGGGTGAACAGGCCTCCCTGCAGACACGGGTCCTCCAGACTGCCTCCTTAAAGGACGGCCCAGCAAAGCGGGCAGTGTGGGTTCGCCGTAACCATTCAGAGCCAGAAGAACCTACGAAATCACCTGTGGTCAATAAGAAGTCCAAGCTAGCGTTGACCAAAGCAGTGGTCGTGGACCTTGGCACGGGCTACTGTAAATGTGGCTTTGCTGGGCTGCCAAAGCCCACCCACGTGATCTCATCCACAGTGGGCAAACCCTATGTGGAGACAGCCAAAACTGGGGACAATCGCAAGGAGACATTCGTGGGGCACGAGCTTGTCAACCCAGAGGTTCGTCTCAAGCTAATTAATCCTCTGCGACGTGGCATCATCGTGGACTGGGATACAGTGCAGGATACCTGGGACTATCTCTTCCATCAAGAGATGAAGATTGCCCCAGAGGAGCACGGGGTCTTGGTTTCAGACCCAcccctgagcccacacaccaATAGAGAGAAGTACGCTGAAATGTTGTTTGAGACCTTCAAAACTCCCGCAATGCATATCGCCTGCCAGTCCCGCCTGTCCATGTACTCCTACGGAAGGACCTCCGGCCTGGTTGTGGAGGTCGGCCACGGCGTGTCCTATGTAGTTCCCATCTGTGAGGGCTATCCTTTGCCCAGTATCACCGGACGGCTGGACTATGCGGGTTCTGACTTGACAACCTACTTGATGGGCCTGATGAACAATTCGGGGAAACACTTCACTGAGGACCAGCTGGGCATTGTGGAGGACATCAAGAAGAAATGCTGCTTTGTGGCCCTGGACCCCACTGAAGAGAAGAAAGTCCCAGCTACTGAGCATACGATCCGGTACACCCTGCCGGATGGGCAGGAGATACACCTGTGCCAGGAAAGGTTCCTCTGCTCAGAGATGTTCTTCAAGCCTTCTCTGATCAAGTCTGTGCAGCTGGGCCTCCACATCCAGACAGCGTGCTGCCTTAACAAGTGTGACATCGCCCTCAAACGAGACCTCATGGGGAATATCCTACTCTGTGGGGGGAGCAGCATGCTCAGCGGTTTCCCTAACCGTCTGCAGAAGGAGCTGAACAACATGTGTCCTAATGACACCCCCCAGGTAAACGTGTTGCCCGAAAGAGACACTGCGGTGTGGACGGGTGGCTCCATCCTAGCATCACTTCGGGGCTTCCAACCACTGTGGGTCCACCGCTTTGAGTACGAGGAACACGGGCCTTTCTTCCTCTACAGAAGGTGCTTCTGA